The genomic stretch CCGGCTGCGGCAAGTCCACCTTCCTGCGCTCGCTCAACCGGATGAACGATCTCATCCCGGGTGCCAGCCACGAGGGCACCGTGCTGCTGGACGGCACGAGCATCCATGACCGCAACGTGGACGTGGTGGATCTGCGCCGCCGCGTGGGCATGGTCTTCCAGAAGTCCAACCCCTTCCCGAAGACGATCTTCGAGAACGTGGCCTACGGCCTGCGCGTGGGAGGGATGAAGGACAAGGCGGACATCGCCGCGCGCGTGGAGAAGTCGCTCAAGGGGGCGGCGCTCTGGGAAGAGGTGAAGGACCGGCTCAACGACAGCGCCATGAGCCTGTCCGGCGGCCAGCAGCAGCGCCTGTGCATCGCGCGCGCCCTGGCCATCGAGCCCGAGGTGCTGCTGATGGACGAGCCCGCCAGCGCGTTGGATCCCATCGCCACGGCGAAGATCGAGGAGCTCATCCACGAGCTGAAGGAGCGCTACACCATCGCCATCGTCACGCACAGCATGCAGCAGGCGGCGCGGGTGAGCGACCGCACGGCCTTCTTCTACATGGGCGAGCTGGTGGAGTGCGGCCCCACCGAGCAGATCTTCACCAACCCTCGTGAGAAGCGCACCGAGGACTACGTCACCGGGAAGTTCGGGTAGGAGCGAGGGAAGCGGACATGCCATCGACACATACGGACAAGGCATTCGAGGCGGATCTGAGGGATCTGCGCGAGAAGCTGCTGGGCATGGGCGCCAAGGTGGAAGCGCACATCGCGGACAGCGTGCGCGCGCTCACCGAGCGGGATTCCGCGCTCGCCGAGAAGGTCATCCAGGCGGACAAGGAGGTCAACCGCCTGGAGGTGGAGGTCGACGAGACGTGCCGCCGCATCCTCGCGCTGCGCCAGCCAGCCGCGAGCGATCTGCGCCTCATCACCACCGCGCTGAAGATCGTCACCGACCTGGAGCGCATCGGCGACCTGGCGGTGAACATCGCCGAGCGGGCCAAGGATCTGAACGAGGCGCCGCCGCTCAAGGCCTACGTGGACACGCCGCGGCTGGCCGAGCTGGCCCAGCAGCAGGTGAAGAAGGCGCTGGATGCCTTCGTGTCCTCGGATCCGGCCAAGGCGGAAGAGGTGCGCAAGGAGGACGACCACCTGGACGTCCTCTACCTGAAGATCTTCAACGAGCTGCTCGGCTACATGATGGAGGACTCGAGGAACATCCGCCGCGCCACGGCGCTGATGTTCATCGCCAAGCACCTCGAGCGCATTGGAGACCACGCCACCAACGTGGCGGAGATGGTCATCTACATGGTGCGCGGCACGGACATCCGCCATCCGCGCAGCCGGAACCTGACGACGGCCTCCTGAGCGGGCAAGAGGTTCACGGTCCCGTCACCAAGAGTTCTCCCGGGTGACGCCGGACCGTCGCGGTGGAGTCGCGGGGCTTTCCTAACGTCCCGGGTAGGACGCGCGATGAACGCGCCCCTGCTCAGGAGAAAGCCCCCCCATGCTCCACGCGATCAGCCTGGCCCTGCTCGCCGCCGCCGTCGTCGGAATCGTCGCCCTGGGAGCGCAGCTCTTCTGTGTGCTGCGCTACCGGCGGAGCCGCCCCCGAGTGGGCTCTCCGGTGTCCGGTGGCGCGCCGAAGGGCATCTCCATCCTCAAGCCCCTGTGTGGTGTGGATGATGACCTTGAGGCCAACCTCGCCTGCTTCGCCACGCTCGACTATCCGGCCTATGAGGTCATCCTCGGGGTGAAGGACACGCGGGATCCCGCCTACGCGGTGGCGCGAGCGGCGGTGGCGCGCTGGCCGCACATCATGAAGCTGGAGCTGCAGCACGGTGAGCCCGGCCTCAACCCCAAGGTGAACCAGCTCATCACCCTGGCGGGCGTGGCCCGTTACGACATCTTCGTCATCAGCGACTCCAACACGCGCGTGGAGCCGGACTACCTGGAGGAGATCTCCCGCACCTTCGAGGACCCGGAGGTGGGCTGCATCTCGCACCCGGTGAGCGGCGTGGGCGAGCGGACGCTGGGCTCGCTGATGGACAACCTGTACCAGAGCACCACGACGGGCGCGGGGCAGATCGCCGCCAAGCAGGCCGTCGATCAGGACATCGTGGTGGGCAAGTCCATGGCGCTGCGCCGCGAGGACGTGGAGTCCCTGGGGGGCTTCTACACGGTGCGCAACGTGCTGGCGGAGGACTTCGTCATCGGCCGGTGGGTGACGCGGCGGCTGGGCAAGCGTGCCGTGGTGGCGCGCTCGCCCGTCTACAACGTGTCGCTCGAGAAGAGCGTGACGGCCTTCCTCAAGCGCTACGTGCGCTGGAGCATCATCCACCACACCTGCATCCCCACGCCGGTGTACCTGGCCCAGTCGCTGCTCAACCCCCTGCCCTGGGCGCTGCTCGGCGCGCTGCTGGAGCCGTCGGCGCGGGCCCTGGGCGTGGTGGGCACGGTGGTGCTGGCGAAGCTGGCGCACGACGTGACGATCTTCCACCTGTCGCGGCCCGGGCAGACCACCTCCTGGCGGGTGGTGCCTGCGGTGCTGCTCAAGGACCTGCTGCTCTTCATGGCCTGGACGAACGGGCTCTTCGCGCGCTCGGTGGACTGGCGCGGCAACAAGCTGCGAGTGCTGCCCGGCTCGAAGCTGGTGGCGCCCACGCCCGCGATGCCGGGGTCTCTCGCCACGTCCGAGCCCGAGCCCACCGAGGAGCTGCTCGCCGGCTGACAGGTTCACCGCGAAGTCACCGGGCCCACTCGAAAGGTTCACCCGGGGGACATGGCCGTGTTTCAGCGGGTGGGTATCTCAGAGGCACATGCTCATCCGCAAGCTGGCTCATCTGTCGGACCTGCATCTGGACCTCACCCGCGAGAGTGACGCGACGGCCACCGCGCTCGTGGAGACCCTCCTCGCCGAGCGCGTGGACCACGTGGTGGTGACGGGAGACCTGACCCACCAGGGAAGCCGGAGCGAGTACCGGCGCTTCCGCGAGCTCTTCGCTCCACTGATCGACGCCGGGCGGCTCTCCTTCATCCCCGGCAACCATGACCGCACGGGCGAGGACGCCGGCGGCCAGTGGATGAACGGCCGGAAGGTGCGGGTGGAGCGGCACGAGGGTCTCTACCTGGTGTGCGTGGACTCCACGGGCCCGCACAACCGCAACTACTTCGCCTGCCACGGCGAGCTGACCCCGGCGGTGCTGGACGAGGTGGACGCGGCCCTGTGCGCAGCGCCCACGGGCGCGCTCACCGCGGTGCTGCTGCACCACCACGTGCTACCACTGCCGGAGGAGAGCTTCCCGGAGCGCCTCGCCACGCGCATGGGCTGGCCGCACGCCTCGGAGCTGGCGCTGGGCGCCGAGCTCGTCCGCCGGGCCCAGGGCCGGTGCGATCTCATCCTCCACGGGCACCGGCACGTACCGCGCGAGTTCGATCTGGGCCACTTCCAGGGCCGCGGACTGCGCATCTACAACTCGGGCAGCTCCATCGAGCTCGGCCGCTTCCGGCTCTTCCAGCATGCGGCCGGCCGGCTGGTCGGTGAGCCCGAGTGGCAGGGGATGTCCCTGCCCCCGGCTCGCAAGCGCTCGGCCCCCAACGTCCTGCCCGCTCTTCAGTACCTGGCCAGCCAGCTGACCATGTCGCTCGTCTGATCCAAGGCCCCTCCCCTACCCTCCAGGCGGCCTTGCTTCCTGGCTGGATGGCACGTTCCCCTTGAAGGGTTGTCCCCACGTACAAGGAGGCCACTTGGGGCGAAGGGCAACCGCGGACGACACACGCAAGGTTCTGGTCGTCGACGATGACGCCGACTGGAGGGAGTTCCTCCGGCTGTGCCTCGAGGATCTCGGCTACGAGGCCATCGAGGCCGCGAATGGCCAGGAGGCACTGGACTCGTTGTCGCGGCAGCGCTACGGCGTGATGCTCCTGGACCTGAACATGCCCGGGATGAATGGCTTCGAGGTGGTGGAACGGATGCCCCGCAACGGCAATCCGCCCCGGGTGGTGTTCCTGACGGCCGCCGCGGCGCAGGAGGTAGGCGGCGCGCTCCGCTCTGGTCCGCACTACTACCTGCCCAAGGGAGCCAGCCGGGACCAGCTCTCGCTCCTGCTCCAATCACTGGACGCCTGAGGCGCCAAGGTAGGTTTCCGGGCTCCGTACGCGGCTCCGGCTGCTATAGACGGTGACTGGAGGGCATGCGGCCATCGCGACCGAACTCGTCATCATCCTGTTGCTGATCCTGGCCAACGGGGTCTTCTCCGGGGCGGAGCTCGCCCTGTTGTCGGTGCGCAAGACGCGGCTGCGGGAGCTGCTCGACGAGGGCAGCCGCGCGGCCGGAGCGGTACAGGCCCTGCGGGACGACCCCGAGCGCTTCCTGGCCACGGTGCAGATCGGCATCACGGTGGTGGGCGCCTCCGCGGCGGCCTTCGGTGGAGCCTCCATCGCCCAGCGGCTCATCGGGCCCCTGACACAGTTGGGGGTGGAGGAGGCGCTCGCGGAGCGGCTGGCCTTCGCGCTGGTGGTGGGACTGGTGTCCTATCTCTCGCTGGTGCTGGGCGAGCTGGTGCCCAAGTCCCTGGCCCTGCGCTTCTCCGAGGGCTATGCGCTGTTCATCGCCCGCCCCTTGAAGGGACTGGCCTGGCTGATGCAGCCACTGGTCTGGTTCCTCACGGCCAGCTCCAACCTCCTGCTGCGCTTCTTCGGGGACCGGACCACCTTCACCGAGTCGCGCCTGTCACCGGACGAGCTGATGCAGCTCGTGGAGGAGGCGGCGAAGGCGGGCTCGTTGGATCCGAAGGCGGGAGAGATCGCCTCGCGGGCCTTCGAGCTGGGGAACATCCCCCTGTCGGCGGTGATGGTGCCGCGCAGCCGCATGGTGGCGCTGCGCCGGCATGCGAGCCCGGAGGAGATCAAACAGGTGCTGCTGGAGCACGGGCATTCGCGGATGCCCGTGTACGAGGGGTCGCTCGACAACGTGGTGGGCTACGTCATCGCGAAGGATCTGCTGGGAATCGCCTGGGAAAGCCAGCTGATCGTCCTGGAGGACGTGATGCGGCCGCCCTGGTTCGCCTTCGAGTCGATGAGGGCCATCGACGCACTGAAGGAGCTGCAACGGCGGCGGATGCAACTGGGCATCGTGGTGGATGAGCGGGGAGGCGTGGCGGGGCTGGTGACGGTGGAGGACCTGGTCGAGGAGCTGGTGGGGGAGATCGCCAGCGAGCTCGAGGCGCCCGAGGAGCTCCTCCGGCGCGAGAGCCCCACCTCCGCGGTGGTGCAGGGCACGGCGGCCATCCGGGACGTGAACCGGGAGCTGGGACTGGAGCTGGAAGAAGGCCAGGGCTGGTCGACGGTGGGAGGCCTGTGCACGGTGAAGGCGGGGACCATCCCCGAGAAGGGCACGAAGCTGACGCTGGAGGACGGGACGGTGTTGGAGGTGCTCGACGCGAGCCAGCGCCGGGTGCGCTCGGTGCGCATCCACCTGCCCCCCCGAGAGGCATCCGAGGGCTGAACAGGGCCCACCCCGTGTCGCGGTGGGAGTATTCAGTTTCCATCGAATACGAAATAATCCCCGGTTCATCCGTGATGTGAGGAACCGAGATGTCCCAGCCCGTGCGCTACCTGAAGCAGAACGTCGTCGCCGAGCCGCTCTACAACCAGTGGTACGCGTGGTGGTTCCTGATCTCGCCCGCGACGGCACCGCTCTTCGTGGCCAACCACCATGTGAAGATCATGGAGTCGTTCGTGGCCAATCCGGCCATCCACGTGGCGGCACTGAAGAGCCCGGCGCTGATGGGGGGGCCGTACATCAACTACGGCGTGGAGCGGGCCAGGGACATCCAGGAGTTGCTGCAGCGCACGCTGCGGGAGCAGGCCTCGTCGCTGCGGTTCGCCCAGGCGGTGGCGGAGCTGGACAAACTGCTGCTCACGGCCAACGGCTTCTCGCTGGAGGAGCTGTACAAGAAGGTGCCGGACATCCTCCAGGGTTACGTGGAGCTGACGTACGACCTGAACAACCGGGCCTCGCCCCGCTTCTTCGAATCGCTGCTCTACCGTGGTCCGCACTACAAGGAGCCGTCGCAGAGCCTGGCGATGCGGCTCATCCACAAGGACGCGCGGCCGTACGTCTTCAGCACGCCGCGGCTGGACACGGAGGATGGGAGCGTCCACGTGCACGTGCCCTACCGCCACGAGGCCATTGATCGGCTCTTCGCCATGCGGCGCACGCCGGGCGAGGTGGAGCCGGTGCGCGAGGCGCTCGGCATCCAGGGCAAGGACGCGGAGCTCTTCTCCACCTTCTTCACCGAGGAGGCGCCGCGTCCGGCCCCCCGGTACGACAGCCCGGGGGTGCGCATCCGCTACTTCGGCCACGCGTGCGTGCTCATCGAGACGCGCGAGGTGAGCATCCTGACGGATCCGGTCATCAGCTACGACTTCCCCACGGATCTGCCGCGCTACACCTACGCGGACCTGCCCGAGCACATCGACTACGCCCTGATTACCCACGGTCACGCCGACCACTTGATGTTCGAGCCGCTGCTCCAGCTGCGCACGCGCATCGGCACACTGGTGGTGCCCGCGAGCAGCGGCGGAGGGCTGGCGGACCCCTCGCTCAAGCTGATGCTCCAGCACACGGGCTTCCGCCGGGTGGTGGCGCTCAGCGAGATGGAGTCCATCGAGGTGCCGGGAGGCAGCATCACCGGCCTGCCCTTCATCGGCGAGCACGGGGACCTGAACATCCAGGCGAAGATGGCCCACCTGGTCCAGCTCGAGGGCAAGTCGCTGCTGATGGCGGCGGACT from Archangium lipolyticum encodes the following:
- a CDS encoding metallophosphoesterase family protein, with translation MLIRKLAHLSDLHLDLTRESDATATALVETLLAERVDHVVVTGDLTHQGSRSEYRRFRELFAPLIDAGRLSFIPGNHDRTGEDAGGQWMNGRKVRVERHEGLYLVCVDSTGPHNRNYFACHGELTPAVLDEVDAALCAAPTGALTAVLLHHHVLPLPEESFPERLATRMGWPHASELALGAELVRRAQGRCDLILHGHRHVPREFDLGHFQGRGLRIYNSGSSIELGRFRLFQHAAGRLVGEPEWQGMSLPPARKRSAPNVLPALQYLASQLTMSLV
- the phoU gene encoding phosphate signaling complex protein PhoU, giving the protein MPSTHTDKAFEADLRDLREKLLGMGAKVEAHIADSVRALTERDSALAEKVIQADKEVNRLEVEVDETCRRILALRQPAASDLRLITTALKIVTDLERIGDLAVNIAERAKDLNEAPPLKAYVDTPRLAELAQQQVKKALDAFVSSDPAKAEEVRKEDDHLDVLYLKIFNELLGYMMEDSRNIRRATALMFIAKHLERIGDHATNVAEMVIYMVRGTDIRHPRSRNLTTAS
- a CDS encoding glycosyltransferase; protein product: MLHAISLALLAAAVVGIVALGAQLFCVLRYRRSRPRVGSPVSGGAPKGISILKPLCGVDDDLEANLACFATLDYPAYEVILGVKDTRDPAYAVARAAVARWPHIMKLELQHGEPGLNPKVNQLITLAGVARYDIFVISDSNTRVEPDYLEEISRTFEDPEVGCISHPVSGVGERTLGSLMDNLYQSTTTGAGQIAAKQAVDQDIVVGKSMALRREDVESLGGFYTVRNVLAEDFVIGRWVTRRLGKRAVVARSPVYNVSLEKSVTAFLKRYVRWSIIHHTCIPTPVYLAQSLLNPLPWALLGALLEPSARALGVVGTVVLAKLAHDVTIFHLSRPGQTTSWRVVPAVLLKDLLLFMAWTNGLFARSVDWRGNKLRVLPGSKLVAPTPAMPGSLATSEPEPTEELLAG
- a CDS encoding hemolysin family protein — translated: MLILANGVFSGAELALLSVRKTRLRELLDEGSRAAGAVQALRDDPERFLATVQIGITVVGASAAAFGGASIAQRLIGPLTQLGVEEALAERLAFALVVGLVSYLSLVLGELVPKSLALRFSEGYALFIARPLKGLAWLMQPLVWFLTASSNLLLRFFGDRTTFTESRLSPDELMQLVEEAAKAGSLDPKAGEIASRAFELGNIPLSAVMVPRSRMVALRRHASPEEIKQVLLEHGHSRMPVYEGSLDNVVGYVIAKDLLGIAWESQLIVLEDVMRPPWFAFESMRAIDALKELQRRRMQLGIVVDERGGVAGLVTVEDLVEELVGEIASELEAPEELLRRESPTSAVVQGTAAIRDVNRELGLELEEGQGWSTVGGLCTVKAGTIPEKGTKLTLEDGTVLEVLDASQRRVRSVRIHLPPREASEG
- a CDS encoding MBL fold metallo-hydrolase; protein product: MSQPVRYLKQNVVAEPLYNQWYAWWFLISPATAPLFVANHHVKIMESFVANPAIHVAALKSPALMGGPYINYGVERARDIQELLQRTLREQASSLRFAQAVAELDKLLLTANGFSLEELYKKVPDILQGYVELTYDLNNRASPRFFESLLYRGPHYKEPSQSLAMRLIHKDARPYVFSTPRLDTEDGSVHVHVPYRHEAIDRLFAMRRTPGEVEPVREALGIQGKDAELFSTFFTEEAPRPAPRYDSPGVRIRYFGHACVLIETREVSILTDPVISYDFPTDLPRYTYADLPEHIDYALITHGHADHLMFEPLLQLRTRIGTLVVPASSGGGLADPSLKLMLQHTGFRRVVALSEMESIEVPGGSITGLPFIGEHGDLNIQAKMAHLVQLEGKSLLMAADSNALEPRLYDHIHALVGDIDVMFLGMESEGGPLSWMYGPLLTTPLPRKMDQSRRLNGSNAERAIEIVRRLKPGQVYIYAMGREPWMGHVMVMGYHENSPQLVESRKLLDYCRAHGITAGLPYVQSELHLP
- a CDS encoding response regulator, which codes for MGRRATADDTRKVLVVDDDADWREFLRLCLEDLGYEAIEAANGQEALDSLSRQRYGVMLLDLNMPGMNGFEVVERMPRNGNPPRVVFLTAAAAQEVGGALRSGPHYYLPKGASRDQLSLLLQSLDA
- the pstB gene encoding phosphate ABC transporter ATP-binding protein PstB yields the protein MEARELTLRYGTKVAVKSVSIPLLEHQVTALIGPSGCGKSTFLRSLNRMNDLIPGASHEGTVLLDGTSIHDRNVDVVDLRRRVGMVFQKSNPFPKTIFENVAYGLRVGGMKDKADIAARVEKSLKGAALWEEVKDRLNDSAMSLSGGQQQRLCIARALAIEPEVLLMDEPASALDPIATAKIEELIHELKERYTIAIVTHSMQQAARVSDRTAFFYMGELVECGPTEQIFTNPREKRTEDYVTGKFG